TTTTCGTTGTGTAACgtattattaactaatttatacACAGTTTCTTGctataacaatttaaacatttactttaCGATACAGTGTGAATAAGTGTTTTCCTGAACTTAAATAACCACCCAACATATTTAgcaaatcaatttattacgTTGGATTAACACACATTtgttaaaagaaacttaaaaaCAGAACAGACTccacataaacaaaattaaaataaaaaaattaaaacaataaatcttcATCATCCCAATTATGAGGATAACAGATGACATTGCCATCTCCCGCGGAATCAGACTGAGATAATATTGGGTCTGTGCGTTGATACAGAATTGTGTGGAAGAATCGAGTACAAGGTGGATTGGATGTGTCTGAAACGAGTGCTTTTTAATGagggtaataaaaatttatcaatattttctgttatatatttacaaccAATAATACCGTGAGAATAGATAGACTCTTCGTCATCGCGACTCTGGCTTTGAGTGatctttttttgatttttcttcGCTTTTACCATTTTTAGTCTGTGGAATTCCTCCCTTTCCTGTAGAGTAACAAAcgttattttgtgaatttgcGATGTGCAGTTATAAATTTCACATTGCTTACTTGTTCTCCCATTTCCATAAGTATGTAAGTTTCCGTGTTGCGTAATTTTGGCATTATAACTTTTTCGATGCCATTTACTTTGCTGAAATTAATATCAacgtaaagattttttttaaaaatacaatacagaTTTGGAATACCTCCACTAACCGTAATGTCGATTTAATTGCTTcatctaaaattaaacaagtgtTCCTTAGAGAAGCGAATTTAACAAGAATTCGTACAGCTTCTCTGAAAGCTTTTTTAGCTTCGCTGGTGCGATGGCCGCCGGCGCCGAGGCCTGCGTACTGCAGCGTATCACTGGCTGTCAAATCTTCTACAGCCTGAAGAGACACTGTCGCAACACCAGATATGT
Above is a window of Papilio machaon chromosome 20, ilPapMach1.1, whole genome shotgun sequence DNA encoding:
- the LOC106709980 gene encoding V-type proton ATPase subunit D produces the protein MNTENRYPVTASLFMLREIKQRQEKVTRGHQLLKRKTEALRIRGRQAAVEMSATQAVLGHTLREAYISLAAIKFTNGESNALVLENVGQAQIRVLRTPENISGVATVSLQAVEDLTASDTLQYAGLGAGGHRTSEAKKAFREAVRILVKFASLRNTCLILDEAIKSTLRKVNGIEKVIMPKLRNTETYILMEMGEQVSNVKFITAHRKFTK